The sequence below is a genomic window from Flagellimonas marinaquae.
AAACCAATGACAGAAATAGATAGATTAAAAAACCTTTGTGGTTTATCTCCTAATGATTTGGCGGAAGTTCTGGAAAACAACCCCAGAGCATATATGGCGGTGAAAGGAGCTGTTGCTGAAAGGCATTTGAAGGATTATTTTAAATCACTTCAAGAAAAGAAAGTAATCACCAGTTTTAAGGAGGCTGAAAATGATTTTGAAAAGGACTTCTATGTCACGTTATTGGATGGAAGAGAGATAATTGTTGAATGTAAAAACGTTGAAGTTCAAAAGATAAGCACTAAAAATGACCTCCTTAATTATTTGAGATACGTCCAATTAAATAAAGGAGAATTAACACAAGTTAATTTAGATAAGAGCAATCATTTCTCTCTAAAAGACTTGAAAAACTTGTTTTCCCGTTTACCTCAAAACCTTAGAGAATCCGGTATTCCAAGATATGAATTTAGCGCTTCACAATTATCGTATACCTCAATTCATGATGGTTTAAATCCTGATAATTTTTTGAACCAGTTTAATCATTCTAAACTTTCAATTGATTTTCAAAGAACTCGTAATTCTCGGGATGATTCAAGTCTGGAATCCAAGGGAAAAGCTGCAAGGTTCTATAAATTGGATGAAATTGACATAGTTGCAGCTTGTCTATTTACCAGAACCATGAAATGGGAATTCGTTTTTGGCTCAAGAAAATCATTAGTCATACATCCCGCTCACAATGATAGGTTTTCTAATCGCCTTCAATTAGACCCAAAGTTGTGGAGTTATGATTTTATGACGGCAATAGAGTAATTCAAAACAATTATTTCTATTTTTTGATTGTTATTTATTGACTAGTTATAATCCTTCATGGAGATTTTAAATTAGAAATTACCTTTACTCATAATCCAAAATTTAATTTTTTCCTTTTTGAATGCTTTTCTTTTTTGTTTTGCTACGCAAAAGAAAAAGGAACAGCAAGAGGATAGCGCGCAAGCGCGGCGCTATTGATTCATTTTCCTTCGGAAAAGCCCATTTTTAGGAAGATTTTTGAAAATATTAATTAATTGCGATTAAAGCATTTTTCACGGAAAAGTATCCTCAACCCAGTAAAATCAATGAATTTTTCACGGAAAAATGCTTTTTTGAGGATTGTTCAAGGCTACCTATAGCAGTATCTCTATGTGGAATTCATTTTAGCGACCATTTTCCCATTTTTGGTGAAAAAATGCTCTCAGCCCAGTAAATTCAATGAATTTTTGATGAAAAAATGATTGTTTGGCATTAGGATCAAGCATCGATATGTATTCAAACTTTTGACCATCTGAAATTTTAGGATTAATCCCATTTTTAGCGTAAAAACGCGTTCAGCCTAATAAAATCAAGGAATTTTTAGCGTAAAAATCATAAAAACACCTCCTTATTTGAGGAAATAATGCTTTTGCTATTCCTTTTCATTCCTCTTCTTTAGCCTTCTTTTCTTCCTGATAAAATAGGTTCAAATGGTCCATCAATGCTTCTTCCCCAACTGGCATCAATCGGTTTGCAATGGTCATCGCCTGATGAATGAATTCCTCTTCGTTCCTGTCCATTACATCGTCAGAGCCAAGATCTGGATTTATTGCCCTCATGGAAAGATATATCAATGCACGAACGGTCAACAAAAGATCTGCATGCCCATCAACATAAAAGAACGTGGGGTGGTACTTATCCTTGAACCATGGATGAGGAACCAAGGTAGGGGAATGGTCATTTGAGTGAAGTCTCAAATCCTTTATTAGCTTTTCTTCGTTTGGATTCATATCAATGGGATTCTTCGGCAACAGTTGTCTTTTGTTCCGAAAGCAGTTTTCTGACCTTGTCCAAGAATTCCATTTCATCATGGGGTATCAAATCCAGTATGTATCCCAAAACCTCACTTACATTGTGGTGGGGTTGGGGAACAATGCGCGTAGGGATATATTCATTTTCCAATGCAACGATGCAGATCTTTATTAGGTTGGAGATCATAAAAGAGGTTTCACAGTATCCTTCGGTAATGAGTTCGGTGCTGTACAATCCCTTTTCAGGGAGGTAGGGCTTCAAGGCATGGAAATACATTTTTTCCAGTTCCTTCAGTTGACCAATAAACGAAGCCTCATTATTGTTCCCTGTGATCTCGTTCACTTTTGGAAATGCTTTATCAAAATCCTTTCCGATTCCCTCAATTTGGTCTTTGCACTGGTCAAGGTGTCTTTGGAAAATGGATTCGACTTCTTGAATAAATTCCTTCATTTGGGATTGGATGGCCATGGTCTTTACTTTTGTGATCTCGAACTCATTGCCATAACGGGCAACACTATAGGCATGTTCCAACAGCAACAACAGTTCATTGCTTTCATTTCCAGAAGATTCCAAAAAGGGTTGTAGGGTGGGAAAGAAATGTTTGCAGTAGTTGATATGGCTGATGATACTATGCGTAACCATACTCCTTCCTATACACATCTGTTCAATGAAGCGGAACGAAAGCTCAAAGGCCTGGTGCATGTTGAAGGTGGCAATGGCATAATCCCCTTCCTTAATCAAGATGTCCGCAGTATTGGCAAAGGCATTTACTTTTGCCAGTTCCGATTTATGATAGCGAGAAGCCCTCTTCATGAGGGTCTGATATGCCATGGTTGAATAATCCATAATGTTCTCCCCCTCGGGATGAGCAAAGACGGTCTTCCCGAGGCAGCAATGTTCCAAGAAATAGAGTGCTCCCCTTTCAAGGCCTGTTTCGGATTGGTTCTCCGTGTAGACCCTTATCCTGAAATCAGGATGCTTCTTTCCTTTCTTTGCAACCAGTGAACGGATCTCATTGGGAAGTGGGTCATTGTTGACATCCACAAAAAGGGTAATGAAATAATATACGGTGTTTCCCTCGATTTGTTTCTTAGATAGAAAGGCCCTGTCAATGGTAATGATGTTCAGGATGCTGTCGAGCAATTCGGACAGCTCTTCTGCTCTTTCAAAGTTTTCCGGTATGTTTGTGCCATGTGTCATGAGAATATGGTTTAAAGGGTTCGTGAATTACTGACCATATTAAGGCCACATTCCAAAGTACCCCACCATGGACACTTGTATTTTATTGAACCTGTTTTGTATTTTACAATCGGATTATTGTACGAAACACCCTATATTTGAGATATGCAGACAAAGACCAAGAACAACCATATAGGCAGAAAGATCAGTAGGATCAGGGAACTCCGTGGAATGAAACAAGAAACCCTTGCCGAAGAATTGGGCATAAGCCAACAGGCAGTATCAAACATAGAGAACAGTGAAAAGGTAGATGATGTGAAACTGGAAGAAATTGCCAAGGCATTGGGGGTCACCAAAGAAGGTATTGAAAATTTTTCGGAAGAGAATGTTCTGAACATTATTTCAAACACTTTTACCAGTAACGACAGTTCAACAATCAACGCAATTAATGTTCAACCAAATTTTAATCCATTGGATAAAGTGGTTGAGTTATATGAACGACTTGTTCAAGCTGAAAAGGATAAGGTCGCTTACTTGGAAAAGCTTTTAAATAAAAAGTGATTTTACCTCGCTCAGTAAATTAGTTTGGTAAGTTTTGGGACGCTTGCAGCACTGCGCTTTGCTTCGTTCGCTTTTATATTGATATCCACTGCGTGAATACTATTTTTCATTCAAATGCAACCGAATAAAAATTAAATATGTCAAGCGAATCCTTGTCAGAACTTGGTAAGTTATCAGAACCGATAACCAAATTAATTGACTCCATCACCTGTGCTGTATCGGTTTTGTATGAACCGACCAGAATTAGAAAGAAAGCAAAGGCCGAAGCGGAGGCCATTAAAACCATTGCTAAAGCAAAGGTAGATGCGCTTGTAATTAGTGATAAGAATATAAGACAATACTATCTGGAATTAGAGGAGGAAATACTGTTGCGAGAACATAGGAAGAAAACCAATAGAGATTTAATTGCTGGACAAGCGGCAATGGAATTAATGGGAAAACAAGTTGATGATAACCCCGTTGATAAAGATTGGATAATACAGTTTTTTGAGTCTGCAGAAGATGTTTCCAGTGAAGAAATGCAAGTTATTTGGGCAAGATTACTTGCGGGAGAGGTAAAGAGGCCTGGGACATTTTCCAAAAGGGCCATTCACGCTTTGAAACTTATGTCAACCAGGGAAGCGCAAGCCCTTAAGGCTTTAGTCGAATACTCCATAAAAAATGAAATGGGTGAATTCCTATTACCAACCAGTTATATGGGGGAATATTTCAAGGAAAGATTCGGTGATTATGCTTATAGAAAACAAGGGGCCTATTTGGATCACCTAAACCTTATAACAGTTTATAATTTTCCTGCTACCATGGTTTTCCCAATAAAAGATAATGAGTTTTCATTTTCCCTTTTAAATCGAAAAGTCACAGTTGGACTTGGTAAGCCAGCAGGAGACTTTAAGATGCAAACACAGGGTCAGAAATTCACTTCTTTCGGGAAGGAATTAGCCTTGTTAGTTACTGGAGATTATGATGAGGATTACTTAAAAGCTCTTTGTACTAGAATTCAAGAAGTTCTCAAAGAAAGGGGATTTCCTTCAACGGCAATTGAGATTAACCAAGAGCCCACTGTTTAATATTTCATTGCATATAAATGTGATGTCATTGTTTGTCAAAAAAATGCTTAAATTAGAAGTGTAAAACTTCCATAAGTTTTGCCTCTGAATGTGCTGATTTGAACACGGTTCAGGGTTCGGTTAACTGGTCTGAGTTAACGATGTAAATATTTGAAATTCAATTATTTATGTTTAGGAGGATGGACCTGCCACACTCAGAAAGTTAGTCCTGCAAGATTTTGGGCTTTCAGCACTTCTTGGCCTTGCTTCATTCGTCTTCAATTGGATAGGTATCGAAACTTTTCTTCTATAAATTTCTCCGATATTTCCATATCGATGATATTGGCTTGGGTATCCGTAGCAAAATATACTCCGTTGTATTTTACAAATATGGTATCCAGAGGACGTCCTGTAATATAAGGCCATTCCCAATACATTTTCTCATATTTAATTGGGTGTATTATATTGTTTTTTCGGTCAATTGTACCAAATCGTCCGTCACGTTCCACCTTGATCAATGTTGGGTTATTGTAGATAATTTGGTCATACTCCGGTGGTACTGTGGTCTTCCCATCTCGATCGATAAGACCGTGTTTTCCATCCTTTACCACAAAATGTTCGTTTGGACCGTATTCCACCCAGTTTGAAATATAGTCATATTCAAAGGGTATGATGGTTTTCCCTTCTTTGGAGATCAACCCAAGTTTCCCATATTGACCCGCAATAAACCTGTTGTTTTTATCATAATAACACGGTCTGAGATAGTCGTATTGGGGAGGGAGAATTTCTTTGCCACCTTTGGTATAGAGACCAAAGGATCCCTGCTTTTCCACAATCAAATATTCCATCCACCTATCCGAATAAATAAAGTCATTCTCGATAGGGATGACCGCCCTGTTTTTTGAATCGATGACACCATATTTTCCATCGCGGCGTACTATGCCATAACTTTCACCATTGACTTCTTGGAACTTATCTATGGAATCATATGTCATAGGTATCAATGGCGTTCCATTGTGGTCGGTCACACCAAATTTTCCATTGTCATCTTTTAAGATCAGTGTACCGATGGTTACGGAATCGTTCTTGAAATAGTTTGGAGTTATGGACCTATAAGTAAGCGGCAATATTTGGTCTGCGGTTGCGTCCAATATTCCGTACAATCCACCAAATCTAAGCTTATATCTCCCTAGTGGATACGGGAAGCTTTCTATGGTGTCATATTTTGGCATGAGAATAAATTGTCCCTCCCGATCGATCAGGCCAAACTTTGAGGAAGTCTTTACAATGGCCCTTTTTGAGCCATCAAATGCGTTGTACTTTTCAAATTTGCCAAAGGGAAGAATTGGTTCAAAATTTTCATCGATATAGCCGAACTTTCCCTCAATACTTACCAAACACGGACCGTTCTTGAAATAGGTATAATTATGTTGGTTGTGCAATCCTCCTGTTAATGAATCATATTGGAAATCCGTTAATTGTTGTCCATTACAGGAGAAGAAAGCCCATTTTTGACCCATCCGTAGACAGACCAGACTATCAATTTTAGTGTACCGAGCGCCATCATAGATGATTGGCACCACAGTATTTCCCGATCGATCGATAAATCCCCATTTTCCATTCACTTTGGCCGATGCAAGCCCACATTTATAAAAGTAGCTCTCGTTATCGAATTTATGTGATATGATTATGTTCCCTGTACGATCTAGGAAACCCCACTTACCATTTTTTTTGGCCGGAGCCAGACCATTTGAAAAGACCCCCAGATGTTCATATATGAAATCGATGAGTGTGTCCTGATGGATATTGATATAACCTGACTTCCCAGAGCTGTGCGCCAATATCATCCCCTCGGCATCGATTGGGTTTAAAAACTCGTACTTGTCCAGTGGAATCAAGGTATCCCCATTATTATCAATATAGCCCCATGACCCGTCCTTATGAATTCTTGAAAAGGATTGCTCTTTAGGTTGTGACTTTGCCTTGGGCTTACAACTGTGAATTATTGGAAGTAGAATGATAACAAGGAGAACGATTCTCATTTTTTACATTTTAAATTTATTATTCTACTTTTAATCTCGCACCTTTCGAATGTCCTGAAAACTCAGGGGCATACATACTTTGCAAAGTTGCTATTCCTGTACCAAAGTCCCCGCTGTTATTGACCCTCAACTGATATTCAAGAATGTATGTCCCCTTCGGGAGACGGTCGAAGAAAAAATGGGTCGCGACATCTTTTGTGGATTGATAATACCCTAACCCATCTTGCCATTTGTATTCAGAGAGTACATCAATGGGCTCTAAACCAGAAGCTCTTAAATCCTTAAGGTGTACAAATTCCAATTCCTCCGTGGAAGTAATTTCCAATCGAACTGTGATAAGGTCACCAAGGTTTAATTTTAATTCTGGACCAATAGGCCTCAACTTTTCGCCATCCGTGGTTTTTTCGGTGAGGAATATGTTTTTTCCAATCATCAAAGGACCATCTTCAGCATCAACGATTTTGTCCAAATTCTCGAAGTATTGCCAATATATTCCCCCAAATCCGGAAACCTTGCTCTTATTTTGAATTTTGATCTCTGCCATTTCCGGTGATATCTCCTCCTCGGACCAAACAAGTTTCATATAACCGG
It includes:
- a CDS encoding HEPN domain-containing protein; this translates as MTHGTNIPENFERAEELSELLDSILNIITIDRAFLSKKQIEGNTVYYFITLFVDVNNDPLPNEIRSLVAKKGKKHPDFRIRVYTENQSETGLERGALYFLEHCCLGKTVFAHPEGENIMDYSTMAYQTLMKRASRYHKSELAKVNAFANTADILIKEGDYAIATFNMHQAFELSFRFIEQMCIGRSMVTHSIISHINYCKHFFPTLQPFLESSGNESNELLLLLEHAYSVARYGNEFEITKVKTMAIQSQMKEFIQEVESIFQRHLDQCKDQIEGIGKDFDKAFPKVNEITGNNNEASFIGQLKELEKMYFHALKPYLPEKGLYSTELITEGYCETSFMISNLIKICIVALENEYIPTRIVPQPHHNVSEVLGYILDLIPHDEMEFLDKVRKLLSEQKTTVAEESH
- a CDS encoding WG repeat-containing protein; this encodes MRIVLLVIILLPIIHSCKPKAKSQPKEQSFSRIHKDGSWGYIDNNGDTLIPLDKYEFLNPIDAEGMILAHSSGKSGYINIHQDTLIDFIYEHLGVFSNGLAPAKKNGKWGFLDRTGNIIISHKFDNESYFYKCGLASAKVNGKWGFIDRSGNTVVPIIYDGARYTKIDSLVCLRMGQKWAFFSCNGQQLTDFQYDSLTGGLHNQHNYTYFKNGPCLVSIEGKFGYIDENFEPILPFGKFEKYNAFDGSKRAIVKTSSKFGLIDREGQFILMPKYDTIESFPYPLGRYKLRFGGLYGILDATADQILPLTYRSITPNYFKNDSVTIGTLILKDDNGKFGVTDHNGTPLIPMTYDSIDKFQEVNGESYGIVRRDGKYGVIDSKNRAVIPIENDFIYSDRWMEYLIVEKQGSFGLYTKGGKEILPPQYDYLRPCYYDKNNRFIAGQYGKLGLISKEGKTIIPFEYDYISNWVEYGPNEHFVVKDGKHGLIDRDGKTTVPPEYDQIIYNNPTLIKVERDGRFGTIDRKNNIIHPIKYEKMYWEWPYITGRPLDTIFVKYNGVYFATDTQANIIDMEISEKFIEEKFRYLSN
- a CDS encoding helix-turn-helix domain-containing protein, coding for MQTKTKNNHIGRKISRIRELRGMKQETLAEELGISQQAVSNIENSEKVDDVKLEEIAKALGVTKEGIENFSEENVLNIISNTFTSNDSSTINAINVQPNFNPLDKVVELYERLVQAEKDKVAYLEKLLNKK
- a CDS encoding DUF2806 domain-containing protein, which produces MSSESLSELGKLSEPITKLIDSITCAVSVLYEPTRIRKKAKAEAEAIKTIAKAKVDALVISDKNIRQYYLELEEEILLREHRKKTNRDLIAGQAAMELMGKQVDDNPVDKDWIIQFFESAEDVSSEEMQVIWARLLAGEVKRPGTFSKRAIHALKLMSTREAQALKALVEYSIKNEMGEFLLPTSYMGEYFKERFGDYAYRKQGAYLDHLNLITVYNFPATMVFPIKDNEFSFSLLNRKVTVGLGKPAGDFKMQTQGQKFTSFGKELALLVTGDYDEDYLKALCTRIQEVLKERGFPSTAIEINQEPTV